One genomic window of Psychrobacter cibarius includes the following:
- a CDS encoding DUF421 domain-containing protein: MDMVFFDNIDKLGRIVLTTVMVYVLIVLVTKISGKRSTSQLNNFDWIVTVMIGSLGASTILLKDIPFVEGVSSILVLYLLQFLVTKYASISPQFSSFILSEPRIVFYQGQFLPDAMRTERLTRQEIECAMRSEGVHSFDDVEAIVFESDAKLTIIPKPSPTDASGNDQNTEDSVSQTIQPLM, encoded by the coding sequence ATGGACATGGTTTTTTTTGACAATATAGACAAGCTTGGACGCATCGTTTTGACGACTGTCATGGTTTATGTGTTGATCGTACTGGTGACCAAAATCTCAGGTAAACGCTCCACCTCGCAGCTCAATAATTTTGATTGGATCGTCACCGTGATGATCGGTTCACTTGGTGCCAGTACTATTCTGCTCAAAGACATTCCCTTTGTCGAAGGGGTTTCATCGATTTTAGTACTTTATCTATTGCAGTTTTTAGTTACGAAATACGCCTCTATCTCACCGCAATTTAGTAGTTTTATTTTGTCAGAGCCGCGTATTGTTTTTTATCAGGGGCAGTTTTTGCCAGATGCCATGCGCACTGAGCGGCTGACTCGTCAAGAGATTGAATGTGCGATGCGCTCTGAAGGAGTGCATAGTTTCGATGATGTTGAAGCCATCGTTTTTGAGTCTGATGCCAAGCTTACTATTATTCCAAAACCCAGCCCAACTGATGCGAGTGGTAATGACCAAAATACAGAAGATAGTGTCTCGCAAACCATACAGCCTTTGATGTAA
- a CDS encoding ABZJ_00895 family protein: MSRKTTNLNKSKTHSGGEPLPKNHESAQPKLAQYVGYFAIGYTLASAIFMMIQTKLAVNSQLVTVLSIIIGAYIAVRKFVKHQQRALNSGEINRLMFGGVAVVWLLTVIYFLAIWFWLFDAVNREVLLEMAVQQPLPLVSSLVMILVLTLVSARISLWAINRLLDPKRKTM, encoded by the coding sequence ATGTCACGCAAGACAACCAATCTCAATAAATCCAAGACTCATTCAGGTGGCGAGCCGCTACCGAAGAATCATGAGTCAGCGCAGCCTAAATTGGCTCAATATGTAGGCTATTTCGCGATTGGCTATACGCTTGCCAGCGCAATATTTATGATGATTCAAACCAAGCTTGCTGTGAATTCGCAACTGGTAACGGTATTGTCTATCATTATCGGGGCTTATATCGCGGTTCGTAAATTTGTCAAACATCAGCAGCGCGCATTGAATAGCGGTGAAATCAATCGCTTAATGTTTGGCGGCGTCGCGGTGGTCTGGCTACTGACTGTCATCTACTTCTTAGCCATATGGTTTTGGTTGTTTGATGCGGTAAATCGCGAAGTCCTACTAGAGATGGCCGTCCAGCAACCATTGCCATTGGTCTCATCGCTGGTGATGATATTGGTGCTGACACTGGTCAGTGCTCGCATCAGTCTTTGGGCGATCAATCGCCTGCTTGACCCTAAACGCAAAACTATGTGA